In a single window of the Equus quagga isolate Etosha38 chromosome 7, UCLA_HA_Equagga_1.0, whole genome shotgun sequence genome:
- the LOC124242392 gene encoding U2 small nuclear ribonucleoprotein B''-like, whose protein sequence is MDIRPNHTIYINNMNDKIKKEELKRSLYALFSQFGHVVDIVALKTVKMRGQAFVIFKELGSSTNALRQLQGFPFYGKPMRIQYAKTDSDIISKMRGTFADKEKKKEKKKAKTVEQTATTANKKPGQGTPNSVNTQGNSTPNPQVPDYPPNYILFLNNLPEETNEMMLSMLFNQFPGFKEVRLVPGRHDIAFVEFENDGQAGAARDALQGFKITPSHAMKITYAKK, encoded by the coding sequence ATGGATATCAGACCAAATCATACAATTTATAtcaacaacatgaatgacaaaattaagaaagaagaattgAAGAGATCCCTGTATGCCTTGTTTTCTCAGTTTGGCCATGTGGTAGATATTGTGGCTTTAAAGACCGTGAAGATGAGAGGGCAAGCCTTTGTTATCTTTAAGGAACTGGGCTCATCCACTAACGCCTTGAGACAGTTACAAGGATTTCCATTCTATGGTAAACCAATGCGAATCCAGTATGCAAAAACAGATTCTGATATAATATCTAAAATGCGTGGCACTTTTgctgacaaagaaaagaaaaaagaaaagaaaaaagccaaaactGTGGAACAGACTGCGACAACTGCAAACAAAAAGCCTGGTCAGGGAACACCAAATTCAGTGAATACCCAAGGAAATTCAACACCAAATCCTCAGGTCCCTGATTACCCTCCAAActatattttattccttaataATTTACCAGAAGAGACTAATGAGATGATGTTATCCATGCTGTTTAATCAATTTCCTGGTTTCAAGGAAGTACGTTTGGTACCTGGGAGGCATGACATTGCATTTGTTGAATTTGAAAATGACGGACAGGCTGGAGCTGCCAGGGATGCTTTACAAGGATTTAAGATCACACCGTCTCATGCCATGAAGATCACCTATGCCAAGAAATGA